The genomic DNA GTTTGTACTGCTTGTGCAAAATGTTTGCTCATCATCAACTGTCAAGTAAATGGATCCTGCCTTGTAAATTTGCCTTTAGAAGCTGCagctttttctattttcctgCAGCAAGGTTTTTCGTATTTGTAGGAATTAGCCAAGCATCAAGCGTGGTGCTGCCTTTGTTCACTGATGGAAAAGGAGTAATCATCAGTCAGATTTCTTTTCCCAGCCACTCTTTCGGGCCATCAGTAACATCTTGTCCAAGAATTTTGCAAGATACTTCTATCTTTCCATTCATTCGTAAGAACTGCAGTGTTGGTGTATTTCTTGAATGTTCGAAGCTTCTCTTTGTATTATAAGGGACCTGGAACTGCAAGAACAATGGATTGAGAGAAATTTGCCAAAGATGATAAATTGGCCTATAAACCACACTAATCATTACCgtcttatatttatatgagcTCCAATCAGAGGTTCAATATTTCCAGCCAAGACAGAACTGAGATCAGCCAATTCAATCCCAGTTTTTACATCTTTCACGAGCTTAAATGGGTGAGACACATATCTCCGAACCTCGTTCTTCCACACATCAAAGATAGCTTCCGTCTTTATGTTGCTAATGGTTGAAACTCCTTGCTCACTAGCGATTATGAGAAGTCTGGCCTTTAATCGGTTGAGGGCCTTGATCTTATTTCCGAAGTGACTTCTCTCACCTGCATTATTGTTACAACAATCAGTTTGCATTGCCTTGCATCGAAAACAAAAGTTCCTATAGATGTTATCGAAAAATTATAACCAAGAAATTTAGCCTATTTCTCAGTATGCAGTCAGAAATGAAAGGGTGTGAATGGTTTCAGTAGAAGGCGAGGACTACCAACATATTAAAAAGGCCATAGTCTAAGCTTGGTCTTTATACCTGAAGATCCAATGGTTATACCAGTAGGAACATGCTGAATGATGACTCTACACTGACCATGCAGCTCCTGTTCTGGGGATGATGGGCACAAGAAGATCAAATCCTCTTCATCAATGTGAAAGTCCGAAGTTGTCCCGAGGAACAGAGGAACGATGTCAACCACCGCTACACTGACCTGCTTATAATAGAATGCACCAAGGCTCAGAAAATGGGTTCGGATTCTACTTTTAGAGGAAGGAATAATAAATCCTGGTACTCATACCTCATGACCTGTTGATCCTTTTTCAGAACTGCTCAACATGTGATGAACACCTTTCTCCCCCTGAAGA from Punica granatum isolate Tunisia-2019 chromosome 2, ASM765513v2, whole genome shotgun sequence includes the following:
- the LOC116196451 gene encoding peptide chain release factor PrfB3, chloroplastic isoform X2 is translated as MATSALELEEARRIRQEEMIRNYDLWDDPAKSNDILVELADSARAVDALKDLAYKAEEAKLITQLAEMDAINYGLFEQAYTASLDVSKFLDQYEMLKLLKGPYDAEGASMVINAGPGGMHDELWAQQLLSMYLKWVEKQGHRGRIINKLQSKNGAISSATVEFEFDYAYGYLQGEKGVHHMLSSSEKGSTGHEVSVAVVDIVPLFLGTTSDFHIDEEDLIFLCPSSPEQELHGQCRVIIQHVPTGITIGSSGERSHFGNKIKALNRLKARLLIIASEQGVSTISNIKTEAIFDVWKNEVRRYVSHPFKLVKDVKTGIELADLSSVLAGNIEPLIGAHINIRRSRSLIIQREASNIQEIHQHCSSYE